A DNA window from Halorubrum sp. DM2 contains the following coding sequences:
- a CDS encoding aspartate kinase, translated as MRVIAKFGGTSLGSGDRIERAADSVASAVAAGHEIAVVASAMGSTTDELLDDITFETDDADRAEIVSMGERTSVRMLKAALSVRDVEAVFLEPGHPDWPVITDERGEVDVAETKRRAQKIAARLDGVVPIITGFLAEDHDGNVTTLGRGGSDTTAVMLGNYMDADEVVIVTDVEGVMTGDPRVVEGARNVGQITVDELRNLSFRGAEVVAPSALSYKDEGLAVRVVHYQHGDLLRGGTRIEGEFESLIDMREEPLACLTIAGRAIRNRPGILSELSNALRAEEINIDAVASGMDSVTFYVDVDVAETAEALLHESVVTDEALSSVTVADPIAVIRVTGGELPNQSGVIQDIIAPIADAGINIIDLITSATSVAVFVDWDDREEALEIVQQRFD; from the coding sequence ATGCGCGTAATCGCGAAGTTCGGCGGCACGAGCCTCGGCAGCGGCGACCGGATCGAGCGCGCGGCCGACTCGGTCGCGAGCGCCGTCGCGGCCGGTCACGAGATCGCGGTCGTCGCCAGCGCGATGGGGTCGACCACCGACGAACTCCTCGACGACATCACCTTCGAGACGGACGACGCCGACCGCGCGGAGATCGTCTCGATGGGCGAGCGCACCAGCGTGCGGATGCTGAAGGCCGCCCTCTCGGTCCGGGACGTCGAGGCGGTCTTCCTCGAACCGGGACACCCGGATTGGCCCGTTATCACGGACGAGCGCGGCGAGGTCGACGTCGCGGAGACGAAGCGGCGGGCCCAGAAGATCGCGGCGCGGCTCGACGGCGTCGTCCCGATCATTACCGGGTTCCTCGCCGAGGACCACGACGGTAACGTCACCACGCTCGGTCGCGGCGGCTCGGACACGACCGCCGTCATGCTCGGCAACTACATGGACGCCGACGAGGTCGTGATCGTCACCGACGTCGAGGGCGTGATGACCGGCGACCCGCGGGTGGTCGAGGGCGCGCGAAACGTCGGCCAGATCACCGTCGACGAGCTGCGGAACCTCTCCTTCCGGGGCGCGGAGGTGGTCGCCCCGTCCGCGCTCTCGTACAAGGACGAGGGACTCGCGGTTCGGGTCGTCCACTACCAGCACGGTGACTTACTCCGGGGCGGCACCCGGATCGAGGGCGAGTTCGAGAGCCTGATCGACATGCGCGAGGAGCCGCTGGCGTGTCTCACCATCGCGGGCCGCGCAATCCGGAACCGACCGGGGATCCTCTCCGAGCTCTCGAACGCCTTGCGCGCCGAGGAGATCAACATCGACGCGGTCGCCTCCGGGATGGACTCGGTCACCTTCTACGTCGACGTTGACGTCGCCGAGACCGCCGAGGCCCTGCTCCACGAGTCGGTCGTCACCGACGAGGCGCTCTCCTCGGTCACCGTCGCCGACCCCATCGCCGTGATCCGCGTCACGGGCGGCGAACTCCCCAACCAGTCGGGCGTCATCCAAGACATCATCGCGCCCATCGCGGACGCCGGCATCAACATCATCGACCTGATCACGAGCGCGACCTCGGTCGCAGTGTTCGTCGACTGGGACGACCGCGAGGAGGCGCTCGAAATCGTTCAACAGCGGTTCGACTGA